CTGCATGGCATGCAGGAGGTCAGGAGTTCAATTCTCCTTAGCTCCACTTCTCGAAGTTCCCGTCCGGACGCCATGTCCGGGCGGGTTCTTCTCGTTGACAGCCCGTTCCGGAGGAACGTCGTGCCCAACTCGCCCGCCGCGCCCGCCCTTTGGCACCGGCTGCTCGGCGTGCTGCGATGCCCGGTGTGCGACGGGCCGCTCGGGCCCCCGCCCGGAGTCCCGGCGCCCGGCCCGACGCTGCGGGGCGTCACGTCACTGCGCTGCGCCGGGGGTCACTCGTACGACGTCGCCCGCCAGGGTTACCTCGGTCTGCTGACCGGCAATGTGAACGTGGCCAACGCCGACAGCGCGGACATGGTGGGCGCCCGGAGCCGCTTCCTGGAGGGCGGGCACTACGCGCCGCTCGCGGACGCCCTCGCCGCGGCCGTCGCCGGGCTCTGCCCGCCGGACGGCACCGTCCTGGACGCCGGGGCCGGCACCGGTTACTACCTCGCCGCCGTGCTCGACGCCCTGCCCGGCGCGGTGGGACTCGGGCTCGACCTCTCCAAGTTCGCGCTGCGCCGGGCCGCCGGGGTCCATCCGAGGGCGGGCACCGCGACCTGGGACATCTGGAAGCCACTGCCCGTGGTGAGCGGCGCCGCCGACGTCGTGATCAATGTCTTCGCGCCGCGCAACGGCCCGGAGTTCCGGCGCGTCCTGCGCCCTGACGGGGCCCTGGTCGTCGTCACGCCGACCGCCCGCCATCTCGCCGGACTCCCGGCGGGTCTGGGCATGTTGTCGGTCGACGCCGCGAAGGAGGACCGGCTCCGGCGTACGCTGTCCGGTCACTTCCGGCAGGAGGGCGCGGACCTCGTGGAACGGGAGATCGCACTGACGGGGGAGTCCGTGCGCGATCTGATCCTGATGGGCCCCAGCGCCCACCACCTGGCCGCCGAGGAGGTGCACCGGAGCGTCGCGTCGCTGGACAGCCCGCTCACGGTGACCGTCTCGTTCGTCGTGTCGGTCCACCGGCCGAGCTGACACCGCGCAGGCCGGGCACCCTCCGGGGGACGCCGGGCGCGCGCCTCCTCAAGAAGTCGCGTGCCCGGCGGCATCCTCCGAAGGACGGCCCGGCTTCTCCCGGAGAGGACGCGTCAGCGTCCGCTGCCCAGGGCCTTTCTGCCACCGCCCGGCGGCAGGGCGGCCGGGCCGCCCCCCGGCAGCGCCGGCCGCTGCGGCGCCGGCTGCTCGATACGCAGCGCCAGCGCCGGGCAGCGCCGTACCGCGCGCTGGGCACGGCCCCGCAGATGCATCGGTACGGAGGCGTCGGCCAGCGCGGGGAAACCGTCCGGGCCCAGCCGGATCAGCTCCGGCACGATGTCCGCGCAGAGCCCGTGCCCCTGGCAGAGCGTCCAGTCCACAGCCAGCTTCTCGCCGCTCGGGATGGACTCCACCTCGGTCTGGTAGCCGGGACCCGGCAGCGGCAGCACCCCGGTCGTCTCACGTCCGCAGCCGCCGTCCAGCACATGGGCGGCCAGGTCGTCGGTGAAGGCGGAGAGGGTCGACATGAAGAACCGCGCGGACCCGTCGGGATGCTTGCAGGCCCCCCGCCCCCGTACCGCCTGCGTCACCGCGCGCAGCGCCTCCAGGGCCGCCGGGCCGCCGCCGTTCAGTACGTCGCTCAGCCCGCCCGCAGCGGCCGGCAGACCGAGCCGGCAGGGGCCGCACTGGCCGGAGGTCTCGGCGGCGAGCCAGTTCGCCACCCGCAGCGCCTCGCCCAGCGGGCAGGTCTCGGGGCCGATCGGCAGGATCGCGCCCGCGCCCAGCGAGCCGCCCACCGCCGCCAGCGACTCGCGCGAGACGACGGCGTCGTGCGCGGCCACCGAGTCGATCCAGTTGCCGTGGTATCCGCCGGTCAGTACGCCCTGCGGCAGCGGCGGCGCCCCGGCCAGCTGGAGGACGTAGCGCAGCGGAACCCCCGTCGGCACCTCCACGACCATCGGGCGCGCGACCGCGCCCGAGACGGTCAGCATGACGGTGCCCGGCTCGGCGTCGAGCCCGGTGTGCCCGTAGCGGCGGGCGCCGATCCGGGCGCCGATGGCGAGTTGGGCGTACGTCTCGGCGTTGGACAGCAGCGTCGGGGCGCCGCCGACACCGGACTCGGCGGCCCGCTCGCGGCGGCCCGGCGGCATCGAGGGCCCGCCGTTGGCCGCGCGGATCACGGACGACGCCTCACCGGAGACCATGCGCTCGGGCGTACGGATCACGCGCGCCCGCAGCTGCTGCCCGCGCCGGTCGGACAGACCGCGCTCGGCGAGCGCGGCCCGCATGGATATCTCGGTGGAGTTGCGGGTGACGGCGACCACCAGGGTGCGCGCGCCCAGCGCCTCGGCGGCCAGCAGGGCGCCGTCCAGGATCAGATGGGGCGCCCGGTTGAGCAGCACCGTGTCCTTGCGGCAGGCCGGCTCGCCCTCACTGCCGTTGATGACGACGACGGGGCGCACCCCGCGCCGGATCGATGCCTTGGCGACGGCGCGCAGCTTCTTGCTGAACGGGAAGCCGGCGCCTCCGCGTCCGAGGAGGGAGATGTTCTCGGCGAGCTGGGCGAGCAGCTCCCCGGTCAGCGGCGACAGCGGCCCGTGCACCTTGAGGTGCATGGCCAGGTCGAGCCGTTCGACGAGGTCGAACCCCTGTGTCAGCTGGGGAAGGCCGACGACACGGACTTCGGGGACATCGGGGAGAGGGGCGTTCACTGTCGGTCTCCTGCGGATGGGTACCAGGGTTCACCGGCACTCGGGGTGCCCGCGCCTCCGGCGGGGGGCTGCCGGACCGCGCCGTCCGACTGCCGGTACTGGTCGGCTTGTTGATACGGGTCGGGCCCGGGGGCGGTGCCGGGCTGCGGGTAGGGGGCCGACTGTAGGTACGTGTCGGAGGGGCGGTTCGACTCAGTCCCGAGGTACGTCTCTTGCTGCTGGTACGGCTGGTACGCATCGGCCTGCTGATACGCGTCCGTCTGCTGGTACGGGGACGGCTGCTGGTACGGGTCGGTCAGGGGCGACCCGGTGCCGACGGCGGGCTCGTGCAGCCGGGCCTGGGCGGGCGGCGGCGGCGACGGCGTCGGCCACATGCCGGCCCCGGCCGCCGAAGGCTCCTCGATGACCGGTATCTCCTCGGTCATGGGGATGCGCTCGGCGTACGGGATCTCGCCCGTGGACGGGCCCGGGGAATCGCTCCCGAAGGAGACGGCGCGGTACCCGGCCGACAGGCCCGTACCGGGACCGGACCCCGCGCCGCCCGGAGCACCCGCCCCGGTGCGCACCCCCGGGTCGACGTACGTGTCCGCGAGCGGGTCCGGATAGGGCACCGACGGCGTTGCCGGCGGAGTGGCGGCGTACGGAGCGACGGACGGGACCGTGAGGGGGTCCGGTACGAAGGTGTCCGCGAACGGGTCGGCGGCCCCCGGACGGCCCGCCTCGTAAAGAGGCGGCGACGGCGGGGCGATACGCGGCGGGACCCGCGTCGCGCCCAGCGAGGTCGCCGACGCCGGAGGGGAGGCCGGCGCGGAGGCGGGCCGGCGGCGCGGGAACCGCTGCTCGAACTCCACCTGCGGGGCGTTCGCCGCGCCCGGCAGCGGGTCGCGGGCCAGGTCACGGCGGCCAGGCTGCTCCGCCTCGGGGGCCTCGCGCAGACCGCCCGGCGCCTTCATGATCAGGTCGGCGATCCTGCGCCGGACCGGCGGCGGCAGCAGTCGTACGGAGACGGCGCCGATGACCGCCACGAGCGCCAGGCAGTACATGGTCATCACCCAGGTCGCGGCGGCGCGGCCCGCGTACAGCCCGTGCATCAGCGCGAAGCACCAGGCCGGGTAGGCCAGCATGTGCAGCGCGCGCCAGCGGCCGGCGATCCGGCCGGGCGTGGCGAAGGCGCTGCGCAGCGCGCCGGTCGCGGCGGCGATCACCATCAGGAAACCGGCGAGCGACCCGAAACCGATGAGGCCGCTGGTGCCGGTGATCCCGAGCCCGAAGGGCAGGACGGCGCCGATCAGCGCCACATGGCCGAGCGAGACCTTCACCGTGGCGTGCAGCAGCAGAAAGCCGAGGGAGGCCATCGCCGTGAACCGGTGGATGCCCTGGGCGAGCAGCCGGTGCCGCGGGGACAGCAGCAGCCGGTCCGTGGCCACGAGCCCCCAGGCGACGGCCGCCGTGAGGGACACGAGCGACAGCACGCCGGTGGTGAAGTCGAGCATCGCGCGGAACCCGTCACTCCCCGCGACCGCGAGGAGGGGGACAAGGACGAGTGCGGCGACCGACACCCCACCCCGGACCGAGGGACTCATGCCCTGGGCCGGGGGGAGCGAGGAGCGGATGGTGCTGGATAGCTTCATAGGGGCAACTCCGAATGTCTCGGCAAAGCGGTCCCGTTGCGGCATGCTAAGTCGCTCCCTACTGGGCGGTTCGCCGTTTGCAGGTTTACCGAGGGAATTGAGCGTCAACTGCCTCTGCGGTTGCCCCGGATAAGGGTGATACGCGGAGTAACTCGGGTGCCGAAGGTTCGATGAATCACATATCGCGGATGGCCTGTTGGCGACTCGAACGATCTTGTATGGGCTTCGAACGGACCGTCGCCACCCCGCAACCGGTCCGCGTCACTGCCCGAATCCGCCCTCTCCGCCCGGTATCCGCCGTGCGGGCGCCGCGCCCGCTGCGGTACCCTGCTCGCATGCGTGCCGTACGCCTTCTGCTTAGCGAGCCGCGCTGATCAGTACCGACGGATGACCGATCCGGATCGGAATCAGCGTGGCGCCCCCTCCTGTGCGAGGGGTTTTTTCGTTCCCGCGGCAGAGACGATCGATGGAGCTTCAGAGGACATGAGCGAGACGAATCCGGCAGCCCCCGGCGCGGAGACGACCGCGCCGACCGCGCCGCACCGCTACACGGCTGCCATGGCCGCCGACATCGAGGCACGCTGGCAGGACTTCTGGGACACCGAGGGCACCTACGAGGCGCCCAACCCCTCCGGCGACCTGGCCGGGGACCCGGCCGTCGTCGCGCGCCCCAAGAAGTACGTCATGGACATGTTCCCGTACCCCTCGGGCACCGGCCTGCACGTCGGCCACCCGCTGGGCTACATCGCCACCGACGTCTACGCCCGCCACCAGCGCATGAGCGGCTACAACGTGCTGCACACGCTGGGCTTCGACGCCTTCGGCCTGCCCGCCGAGCAGTACGCGATCAGCACCGGCACCCACCCCCGGGTGTCGACCGAGGCCGCCATGGACAACATGAGGCGGCAGCTGCGCCGGCTGGGCCTGGGGCACGACAAGCGGCGCGCGATCGCCACCATCGACCCGGAGTTCCACCGCTGGACCCAGTGGATCTTCGTACAGATCTTCAACTCCTGGTACGACCCCGAGGCCGACCGCGCCCGGCCGATCACCGAACTGGTCGCGCGCTTCGAGAGCGGCGAGCGCCCGACGCCCGACGGCCGCCCCTGGAGCGAGCTGACGGCGGTCGAGCGCTCGGACGTCCTGGGCGGACACCGGCTGGCGTACGCCTCCGACGCCCCCGTCAACTGGTGCCCCGGCCTGGGCACCGTCCTGGCCAACGAGGAGGTCACCGCCGACGGCCGCTCCGAGCGCGGCAACTTCCCGGTCTTCAAGTCCAAGCTGCGCCAGTGGAACATGCGCATCACCGCCTACGCGGACCGCCTGCTGGACGACCTCGACGCGCTGGACTGGCCGGACGCCATCAAGCAGCAGCAGCGCAACTGGATCGGGCGCAGCGAGGGCGCGCGCGTCGACTTCCCCGTCGGCGACGCCGGGACCGTCACCGTCTTCACGACCCGTCAGGACACCCTGTTCGGTGCCACGTACATGGTGCTGGCGCCGGAGCACCAGCTGGTCGAGAAGATCGTTCCGGCCGCCTGGCCCGAGGGCACCCACGACGTGTGGACCGGCGGTCACGCCACGCCCGCCGAGGCCGTCGACGCGTACCGCAAGCAGGCAGCGGCCAAGTCCGACGTCGAACGGCAGGCCGACGCCAAGGACAAGACGGGCGTCTTCACCGGCGCGTACGCGACGAATCCGGCCAACGGCGAATCGATCCCGGTCTTCGTCGCGGACTATGTCCTGATGGGGTACGGCACGGGCGCGATCATGGCCGTACCGGCGCACGACAGCCGGGACTTTGCGTTTGCACGCGCTTTCGAGCTGTCGATGCGCTGTGTCGTGGCACCGACCGACGGCCGGGGCACCGACCCCGGGGAGTGGGACGACGCGTTCGTCGCGTACGACGCCACGCTCGTCAACTCCGCGTCTGCCGAACTGACGCTGGACGGACTGGGCGTGGTCGATGCCAAGGCGAAGACCACCGCGTGGCTGGCCGACCGGGGCATCGGCGAGGGCACCGTCAACTTCCGGCTGCGCGACTGGCTGTTCAGCCGGCAGCGCTACTGGGGCGAGCCGTTCCCCGTCGTCTACGACGAGGACGGCGTCGCGCACGCGCTGCCCGAGTCGATGCTGCCGCTGGAACTGCCCGAGGTGGACGACTACTCGCCGCGCACCTTCGACCCGGACGACGCCGACACCCGGCCCGAGACGCCGCTGTCGCGCAACGAGGACTGGGTGGCCGTCGAGCTGGACCTGGGCGACGGCAGGGGCGTACGGCGCTACCGCCGGGAGACCAACACCATGCCGAACTGGGCCGGTTCGTGCTGGTACGAGCTGCGCTACCTCGACCCGCACAACGACGACAACCTGGTCGCCCCCGATGTCGAGCGGTACTGGATGGGGCCCCGCGACGGCATGCCGCACGGCGGCGTCGACCTGTACGTGGGCGGCGCCGAACACGCCGTGCTGCACCTGCTGTACGCGCGCTTCTGGTCCAAGGCGCTGTACGACCTGGGCCATGTGTCGTCGGTCGAACCGTTCCACAAGCTCTACAACCAGGGCATGATCCAGGCGTTCGTCTACCGCGACAGCCGGGGCATCGCGGTCGACGCGCACGAGGTGGAGGAACGCGACGGCACCTACTGGTTCCGGGGCGAGCAGGTCAGCAGACTGCTGGGCAAGATGGGCAAGTCCCTGAAGAACGCGGTCACCCCGGACGAGATCTTCGCCGAGTACGGCGCCGACACGCTGCGGCTGTACGAGATGGCGATGGGCCCGCTGGACGTCTCGCGGCCGTGGGACACGCGCGCGGTGGTGGGCCAGTACCGGCTGCTGCAACGGCTGTGGCGCAACGTCGTCGACGAGACGACCGGTGAGGTCACGGTCGTGGACGCGCCGGACGACGAGATCGACGTGGCGACGCTGCGCGCCCTGCACAAGGCCGTCGACGGGGTCGGCCAGGACCTGGCCTCGCTGCGCTTCAACACCGCCATCGCCAAGATCACCGAACTGAACAACCACCTCACCAAGACGGGCGGGCCGGTCGCCCGCTCCGTCGCGGAACGGCTGGTGCTGCTGGTGGCGCCGCTCGCGCCGCACGTCGCCGAGGAGCTGTGGCGCCGGCTGGGGCACACCGGCTCGGTCGTGCACGAGGCGTTCCCGGTGGCCGATCCGGCGTACGTGGTGGACGAGTCCGTCACCTGCGTGGTCCAGATCAAGGGCAAGGTCAGGGCGCGGCTGGAGGTCTCCCCGTCGATCTCGGACGAGGAGCTGGAGGCGCTGGCGCTGGGCGACGCGGCCGTGGTCGCCGCGGTGGGCGGCGCGGCCGTCCGCAAGGTGATCGTACGGGCGCCGAAGCTCGTCAACATCGTGACCGGATAAGCCCCGAACGTGACCGGGTGAGCCCCGGTCGGGCAGGCGCGGGCAGCTGTCCACGGAGCCGTTTCGTGACGGTTCCGCGGACACGGGGGTTTCCCTTACGGGCAGTTTGGGGGTATCCCCGGAACCCTCGGGCCGCCCGTTGCGTTTACGGTGGAAGTACCGACGTCGACACCGGAGAGGCATCCTCATGGAGGCCGTGCTTTTGATCGTGGCGCTGCTCTTTGTCGCATTCGTGGCACTTGGCGTGGTCGTGAGCGTCAAGGCGGTCCGTGCCGCGAAGCGGGGCGTGGACCGTACGATCACGCAGGCCCGCCGCACGGTCGAGGACACCACCCTCAGAGCGAAAAGCCTCGGCCAGACCGGTGTCCCGGCCGAGCTGGCACAGCTGCGCCTCTCCCTGCGCACGTCGATGCGGGCCACCCAGGAGGCGTTGCGGGCGCACGAGTCCGAGGACGCCTCCCTGGCCGAGGCGCTGAGCCTCTTCCAGCGGCTGAGCGTGCACGGGCGTGAGCTGGACGACGAGCTGCGCCGACTGGAGCGCGATCCCGACCGGGCGACGATCGCCCGGCGCGTCCCGGAGCTGCGGGAGCGGACCGAACGGATCACGAAGTCCGCCGACGCGCTGCGCTGGGCGGCCAGGGACCGGGCGCGGAAGTTCTCCGAGGACGAGCTGACGCTGCTGAGCGAACAGATCGACGTCGAGACGGGCGCGCTGCGGCACTGGTCGGCGGTGGAGCCGACGGCGGAGGCGGACCCGGCGCGGGACGGGCACGCGGCAGACCCGGCGCGGGACGGGAGCGGGGAGCGGCGGACGGCGTCGGATCCCGCTCCGCAGGCCGCTCCCGGGCCCACGGAGTGGCCGGAGCCGGAGCCCGCGAGCGGGCCGGAGCCGGCGGGGCGCACGGGGCGGCCGGCGGGCGCGGACCCCACACTCGCGGATCAGACGTGGCCCGAGCCGCCGCCCGTGGGTGAGGGGCGGCAGGCGATCGAGCCGCCGGACCCGCGGCGGACGACGTACCCGTGGCAGGAGAAGTCGACGCGCCCGGAGACGACGAACTGACGGAGTGATGAAGTGACGGAGTGATGGGCCGGTCCGTCGGTCCGCTGACGGATGCGGTGGGCGGTGTCGGTGTGGTGGTGTGCCCCGTCGATGCGGGCGTTGATGCGGGCGTGGGGGCGGGTTCGGGTGCCGCGGGTGAGGACACGGGTGCGGGCCGGGCCGGGTTACGGGTGGCCCGGCCGGGCACACGAAAAGCGTGGTGGCGGGCTGCCAGTGGTGTGGACCCCGTCGGGACCGAGTACGTCGAAGCAGGGGAAGAGGGCGAAAGCCGATGGGGACCTCTTCGGATTCGACGGGCGTGGCGGGGCCGGGCTGCCGACCGGTGGTCGCGGCGGGTAACCTCCCGCTCATGTCCCGCCATGTCGCGATCGTCACCGATTCAACGGCCTACCTGCCGCCCCAGGCGATGGAACGCCATGGCATCACCGCGGTCCCGCTGACCGTGGTTCTCGGCGACCGGGCCCTCGAAGAGGGCACCGAGATCTCCGCCCGGTCGCTCGCCCTCGCGCTTCAGAAACGCCACTCGGTGACCACCTCCCGGCCGAGCCCCGAGGTCTTCGCCGCCGCCTACCGCGCGGCGGCCGACGCCGGGGCGACGGGCATCGTCTCGCTCCATCTGTCGGCGGAGTTCTCCGGGACGTACGACGCGGCGGTCCTGGCCGCGCGGGACGCGCCGGTGCCGGTACGGGTGGTGGACACCGGGATGGTGGCGATGGCCCTCGGCTTCTGCGCGCTGGCGGCGGCGGAGACCGCCGAGGCGGACGGCACACTGGACGAGGCCGTGGCGGCGGCCGAGAAACGAGCGGCCGGGACGTACGCGTACTTCTACGTCGACACGCTGGACTATCTGCGGCGCGGCGGCCGGATCGGGGCGGCGCAGGCGCTTTTCGGCTCGGCGCTCGCCGTGAAGCCCCTGCTCCAACTGGAGGGCGGCCGGATCGAGTTGCTGGAGAAGGTGCGTACGGCGTCGAAGGCGATCGCCCGGCTGGAGGAGATCGTCGCGCAGCGGGCGGGCAATGGCGGGGTCGACATCGCCGTGCACCATCTCGCGGCGCCCGAGAAGGCCGCCGCGCTCGCCGACCGGCTGCGGGAACGGGTGCCGGGCCTCGGCGAGTTGCACGTCAGCGAGGTCGGCGCGGTGATCGGGGCACACACCGGTCCCGGGTTGCTGGGGGCCGTGGTCTCACCGCGTTGAACCGGGTCCTGAGGTCGCGCTCGCTCCATCCGGACGCCGCCTGATCCCGTCGCGCTGAGGCGGTCGGGTTTCACGCCGCGTTGATGTGGGCCGGGGGCGGAATCCCTCGTTCGGGTGGCCGAGTTATGCACAACTGGTGAGTTGTCCACAGAAATTCGGCCTCGTCGGCGGGATGCGGCAGACCTGCCTACCGTCTGGTGCATGACTTCTCGATCACACTCAGTGACCAGCGGCCCCGGTCGCGCATCGACATCCGGCGGCCGGGCGCGCGGCGCCCGCAACGGCCGCTTCCCGTCTCTGTCCCGCGCGCGCCACGGACGTGCGGGTACGACACCCGTGCGGCCGTCCGCGCGCCCACCCGCGGGCCCGGCCTCTTCCTCAGCCACGGCCCCGTCGGTGACGACGGTGTCGCGTCGCCGTGCCGAGGCCCTGTTTCCGGTGGGGTCGAGCGCCGGACCCCCCGTGGGGCGGGGAACGGTGGGGACCGCCGACGCCGACGCCGCCCGGGTGGCGGCCGTGGGCGGCCCGGCGCCGGCGCCAACTCCCGTCCGGGGAGCGGACGATGACACCGACACCGACACCGACACCGGTGTTCCTTCAGGCCCGCGACGGGGACTGTTGCCGGAGGGCGCGGGCGCGGGGGACCGCCCGGAGGCGGGAGAACCGGGGGGCGGGCGACGGGAGCGGGTATGGCTGGCTCTCCGCGAGCGCTTGCCGCTCTGGGTGCAGGTCAGATGCGGGCTTGAGCCGAAGACCCTGGCCGCGCTGGTGGTGGTGCTGCTCGTGGCCGTCGTGCTGGCGGTCCAGCACTTCTGGTCCGGTCGGCCGCAGCCGGTGAGCGCTCCGGAGACGGTCCGCGAAGAGGTGGCGGTGACGGGGGCGGCGCGCGAGCCCGCACCGTCGCCCGGAGTGGCGCCGCCGGCTTCCGTCGCGGTGCCCGCGCCCGCCGTGTCGCCCGCCGGGCGGGTGGTGGTCGATGTCAGCGGCACGGTACGCAGCCCCGGCGTCCACCGGCTGCCCCTCGGGTCACGGGTCGCCGACGCGCTGCGGGCCGCCGGCGGCGTCGAACCGGGCACCGATCTGACCGGACTCAACCGGGCGCGCGTTCTGGTGGACGGCGAACAGGTGGTCGTGGGCGGTCCCGCACCACCGGTGCCGGGCACGGGAATCGCGCCCGGCGGAAGCTCGGCCGGGCCGGGCGCCGGGGGCGCGGCGGGGGACGGGGCACCGGTGAGTCTCAGCACGGCCACCGTCGAACAGCTCGACACCCTGCCCGGTGTCGGCCCGGTACTCGCGCGCCACATCGTGGACTACCGCACCCGCCACGGCGGGTTCAGGTCCGTCGGCGAACTGCGCGAGGTGAACGGGATCGGTGAGCGCCGGTTCGCCGACATCGAGCCACGTGTACGGCCATGAGCCGCGCGGTCACGAATCGCCCCGTCCCGAACAATCCGGTTCCGAACCTCCCGGTCACGAATCACCCGGTTCCGAATGGCCCGGCGACGAACCGCCGGGCCGTGGCCCGCGCCGCTGTCCACGCAGCGTCCGGGCATCGGCTGGGCGCCTCGGCGCCCTATCAGGAGGGTCCGGCCGATCTGCGGCTCGTTCCGCCCGCGTTGGCGGCCTGGGGCGCCGCGGCGGTGGCGACAGGTGTGCCGGGGAGCTGGATCGCCGCCTTCGTGGCGGCCGGGCTCGCCGGGGCGGGTGTGCTCCTCGTGCGGGCCGTTCTCGCGGCGCCGCAGTCGCCGCATTCGCCACAGGAACCGGAACCGGCGTCGGAGCCGGGACCGGGACCGGAACCGGCTTCAGGATGGGGCAGTTGGTGGCGCGGGGTGAACGGGGTCGCCCTGGCCGCCGTGCTGCTCTGCGCCGTCGCCGGGGCGGGGTCCGCGTGGCTGCACGACGCGGACCGGCGCCTGGGCCCGGTGCCCGCGCTGGCGGAGCGGTACGCCCGCGTCACGGTGGACCTGACGGTCACCTCCGACCCGCGCCCCATCCCGCCACGGGTCCACGGCGACCGGCTGACATCGGCGGGCCTGCTCCTGAACGCCGACCTCACCCGTGTGTCGGCCGGTGACGGAGCCGCCACCACCGTCCGTACGCCGGTGCTGGTCATCACCCGGGCGGGAAAGGGAACCGCCGCGTGGCAGCGGCTGCTGCCGTCGACCGGGCTCCGGCTGACGGGACGGCTCACCCCGCCCATCGAGGGGGACGTGCGGTTCGCGGCGCTGCTCAAGGTGGAGGGCGCCGGGCCGCCGGAGGTCGTACGCCCGCCGACCGGCCCGCAACGCACCGCCGGACATCTGCGCGCCGGGCTGCGGGAGGCGACCGAAGGACTCCCGCCCGACGCCCGCGCCCTGCTGCCCGGACTGGTCGTCGGCGACACCTCCCGGATCTCGCCCGAACTGGCCGAAGCGTTCACGGCGACCGATTTGACTCATTTGCTGGCGGTTTCCGGCAGCAACCTGACGATCGTGCTCGCCCTGCTCATCGGGCCGGCGGGACTCGCGCTGCGGGCGGAGCGGCGCGGGCTGGCTCCACGCCTGGGGCTCTCGTTGCGTACGACCGCCCTGTGCGGCGGGGCGCTCACCCTCGCCTTCGTGGTGGTCTGCCGCCCGGATCCCAGTGTGCTGCGGGCGGCGGCCTGCGGACTGATCACCCTGCTCGCCATCGGCACCGGCCGGCGCCGTTCGCTGATCCCGGCACTGGCCGCCGCCGTTCTGCTGCTCGTGCTCTGGAACCCCGCCCTGGCACGCACCTTCGGCTTCGTCCTGTCCGTGCTCGCCACGGGCGCCCTGCTGACCGTCGCCCCCCGCTGGAGCGAGGCGATGCAACGGCGCGGGATGCCGCCCCGGCTCGCCGAGGTGCTGGCGGCTGCGGCTGCCGCGCAGGCGGTCTGCGCACCCGTGGTGGCGGTGTTCGCCGCCCGCGTCAGCCTCGTCGCGATCCCGTGCAACCTGTTCGCCGAACTGGCGGTGGCCCCGGCCACGGTGCTCGGCTTCGCGGCGCTCGCCGCGGCCCCGGTCGCGATGCCCGTGGCCGAACTCCTGGCCCGGTGCGCGGGCTGGCCCGTCGGATGGATCGCCTCGGTCGCCCGTACCGGCGCGGCGCTGCCCGGGGCGGAGATC
Above is a window of Streptomyces sp. NBC_01498 DNA encoding:
- a CDS encoding ComEC/Rec2 family competence protein, producing MARAAVHAASGHRLGASAPYQEGPADLRLVPPALAAWGAAAVATGVPGSWIAAFVAAGLAGAGVLLVRAVLAAPQSPHSPQEPEPASEPGPGPEPASGWGSWWRGVNGVALAAVLLCAVAGAGSAWLHDADRRLGPVPALAERYARVTVDLTVTSDPRPIPPRVHGDRLTSAGLLLNADLTRVSAGDGAATTVRTPVLVITRAGKGTAAWQRLLPSTGLRLTGRLTPPIEGDVRFAALLKVEGAGPPEVVRPPTGPQRTAGHLRAGLREATEGLPPDARALLPGLVVGDTSRISPELAEAFTATDLTHLLAVSGSNLTIVLALLIGPAGLALRAERRGLAPRLGLSLRTTALCGGALTLAFVVVCRPDPSVLRAAACGLITLLAIGTGRRRSLIPALAAAVLLLVLWNPALARTFGFVLSVLATGALLTVAPRWSEAMQRRGMPPRLAEVLAAAAAAQAVCAPVVAVFAARVSLVAIPCNLFAELAVAPATVLGFAALAAAPVAMPVAELLARCAGWPVGWIASVARTGAALPGAEIEWPDGWRGGALLAVVTLVVVYAVRRLYGSPWVAAGCAVLLLLAVVRPAPLTRVVTGWPPPDWAVAMCDVGQGDTLVLAAGEGAGVVVDAGPDPRLADRCLRDLGITRVPLLVVSHFHADHVGGLSGVLRGREVGAIQTTTLEEPWEQSEFVRRTARAARVPLVRAVPGERRRVGRLDWRVLWPRAGPVPVAGGPNDASVTLLVRTAGGPTLLLLGDLEPPAQRGLFREHPALPPVDVLKVAHHGSAFQDPALLRAVRPRLALISCGRDNLYGHPAPRTVRALRAGGAVVIRTDKDGAVAVAGAGAGLRAVPRGPD